A region of the Cryptomeria japonica unplaced genomic scaffold, Sugi_1.0 HiC_scaffold_752, whole genome shotgun sequence genome:
AATGTAATCTATGACTGGTATACTAGAAAGTATTTGTGGTTTTGTCTAGTTTCTTAGGCTTTATTCACCTGTGAACACAGATTATACTTGATGTATTTCAGTTTTTACCTtataatcaacaaaaaaaaaaaagattatttttcatttaaaaccCACAAATTTTTGAATCATGCAACATATTGTTTGTCCACATGCTAGATAGTGAATAATTCATGTCACAtaattgatcattccatttgaATAATTATATTAGATGACACATTGAGAccacttgataaaatttcaattgTAGAAATAAAGTGTTAGgttgaattttataaagaattgttgCTTCGTTCTTTCTTTAACAACCTATTGTTCAAGTTACTTCTTGgtcatatatttatttttttcttgatgTGATAATGTAAGACTTCGCTCATAATTAAGGAGGTTAGGACAAAAGTTTAGAAAAAAATCACATTTTATGAAGAAAACAACCATCACAAATACAATTTTTCAACTTAGATTATCTAAAAGTgatgtttatgttttgaatttaaaaatgatgaatatttttttttaagtcaaacttaatcaaaacatcaaagTTTCAATGGGATAGTagtatttctttttttatttatcatttttttaaaatttcataaaaGTACTCTTACCTAAAGAAATCTAGagttaaaattgttttttttcaaGAAGGGTTAAAATGCCACAAAGGTTGTCATATAGACAATTTGAGGCAAAAGTGTTTCAACTAGAACATTTTTGTTCAAAAATATTTTGGACAAAACAATCTATGTGAATTCAATCTTATCTATGTTTTAAAATGAGAATATAGAAAACTTATTGTTTCATGTTATAgagttttgtcaaaaaaaaattatgtcatgtaGTTTAGGTGAAACTATTTCACCTAATACTACTTTCTTGAATAAAATTGCGATATGATATTGAATCTTTATCCGTCATCTATTCATAGTGGTgtaatgaaaaaatataattttgtgGATGACCTTAGAATGAATGAAAAAAATTCAATTACCTTAGTGAAAGCTAGAATCAAACCTAAGATTGATCTCTCATGTTGCTTAGAAACTTTAGATCTAGAAGATTTCATTAAGTAGATCAATGATTTGAAGATACATAATAACACATCTAACAAACATGCACAAGGCTAGCTCATAATGACTGATAAATGAGGCTAGGATCTAAGAACTTAAATTTGAAGTTTAAAATGTTAGGTTCATTCCAATAGACGATATGATCAATCTTGAATACGAATGAAAAAAAACTCACATAGTGAAATGATAATATCAATACATGGAGTGAATGTCTAGATGTGCCTGCAAATTGATTGTAATATATtacaaatttaaataatgaatgtaTGTGAATATAGTTTAAATGGGGATATATAAGTTTCAATACATAACTTTTAAAAGAATGCAAATCAATTTGCCTTTAAATACAAGAAGATAACCATAAATCATGTAAACATGTGTTTAATTagctttgacaaataacaaatgaTTATGAATaaactaaaatttgaatttgagttttaaAATTGTAGGAATCAGATATAAAGACACATAATTAATTTTATGCATGTCAAAATGACTTAGGCCACAAGAATTGTAAAATGAAGGTAAATAACAAATATTAATGAATTAGTGCATGGGTAAAACTAATATATGTATGATAAAACTGAACATCTACATAAATTGGTAGACCAATTAGAAATCTTCCAGTTCACCAGATATTTAAATTCTTgcattgatttgaattattttgaacaTATTTGAAATGTATAAGAGTATTTAAAcgctaagaaatctgttgtttaaCAAGCTTTCAAAAAATAGTAAAGTGCCCTAGTCGTTGAACTCAAACTTTCTTTATAGTATAAGATTGAATTTTTTTACAAGGTTTTGTATAATTGAACTGTATGACATTCTAAACAGTACAAGAAAATTCCACTGGAACATGGAATGCCATGTGAGAGCTTCCAATACTGGAGCTTGTGCTTGAATAGAAATAGATATTAAGGTGTTTATACAAGCGGTCCACCCTTGACGTATTCAGTGAAAGCCAATGCGAGGAGGCCGAGCATAGCAAAGCGCCCATTCCACATTTCTGCTGTGGATGAAAATATTGGCTGCGACGTGCTCTCCCTCGATATTCCATTGAACAGGGGCACCAGTGTCCCCACCGTCATTAATCCTGCAGTTAACGCAAACCACGACAGTCCTCCACTATTCACCTGCGACAGCAAATCTCTTCCGCTGGCCACCTCCACTGCAATGGCCGATACGAACCCCAACATAGCCGCCCTTCCATTGATGATCTCCGGCGCAGGCCCTGAGAACGCAAACAGGTCGCCAAATTTCGTGCTCACCTGGATTTCATATTTCCTATATCAGATAAATTGTGCACATCATATAAATAAACTATAAATTGGGCATCTACAGCGTTTCTTACCTTGGTAGACGTTTCCTTTGGATCCTGATCCACGTACCAAAATAAAACGCATTAGCCAAAGCTTCATAAGAATAAAGAGCAAAATAGCTAAACGAACAACAGCAAAATAGCAAACCTTTGCAGCCATGCACTTGACTTGGAGGCTACTGTTGGGCAATCTACTGATACGACTATTCGTTTTGACTGCCCCGCAGTTAAGTGCTGCGGGtgctttcatcatcattgaagccATGGCCGCCATCGATGAGTGCTAAGAAAAGATGAATTCTGTAAGAGCACTTTCCTTTCGAGTTGCTTAAGAATTATTGATACTTAGAATATCTCCTTGAGGACTCGTTGTTGGCTTTATAGCTTGGGAAGGATCGAATTTGGTGGTGTAAAATGGACCGAATCAGGGAAGCAAATGACGTGAGCTTACAATCCAGTGTGTGAAAATTTGAAAACGTGGCTTTTAAATATCCCGCAAATTTGTTTAGGTGAAGTTTCCACACATTACTCTCCTCCTCAACGTGAAGATTCTACCAATTTTTCGCCCACTCAAAGGTGGACATCGCTCAGTCGAGTTTCAGTTTTGATATTATTTTGAAACCTTGCTTAGTCCTACAGCGTTTCAGGGGAAGGAGTTTAGAAAGATATTTTGGGAATATGAGTTGTTATTGCGACAAAGAATTGAGATGTTTTTGCGAATTTGTTTCTGGGAAGTTCGATTAAAACACGCGGTCTGTCATAGTCACCGTTCAATTTACTCGCCTCCCCAACGTGAAGAGGTGAAGTTTCCACACATTAGTCGCCTCCCGAACGTGAAGATTCTACCGATTTCTCGCCTACTCAACGTGGACATAGCTCACTCGAGTTTCAGTTTGATATTATTTTGAAACTTTGCTTAGTCCTACAGCGTTTCAGGGAAACGAGTttagaaatatattttagtaatttgagttgttatTGTGACAAAAATTTCAGATGTTATTGTGATATTTTTTCTGTGAAGTTTGATTAAAACATGTGGTCTGTGATTGTTATTGTTGGATTTCCCTTTGAATGAGAAAGGTGGGTAATGATATATTCTTCAAGATGCATATTTTTATAATCTCGTAGgatcaaaattaaaagaaaaaaattaattaaatgtagAATTTGATAAATAATAATCATGagtaaataattcaataattcaattatatAGAGATGATTGATAGTTTATGATATTAATGTATCATCTTGATTGTaaatttaataaagttttaaaGTGTTTATGTATAAATCTATGatgtagaaaacaaagaaagatatatcAATTCAATTATTTCTTAATAACAACACTTAGAAATcaattatttatgtagatatttggtattttaataattgaaataaaatacatatgctctcttcctttatttttatggttttttcttaTTTGTGTTATAAATGTTATAATTAGTTTATAAGTGATATATTTATCCATGAAACTTGTTCATGGTAttgtatatcttgattcttttgATCATTGATTTGTAGATTTTTATTCTTCATTCATAAAGCTATTTTTTGTCATTGTGATTATATTTTGAGgaacatatttttaaaatatttttataaatagcACCTGATCATACATCAACTTGGATATCGACATCACACAGAGTGAATTATATTAtgcaaaatttatcaaaccaaatATATGCACATTAAAGAAAAACAAATTAGTATGTGCTTGTTAATATCAAGTGTCCAAGCATATAATGAACTAgagaaatatatatttaatatttaggatcaaatatcttcatcaaaaagagacttaaatttttttaacaaaGGAAAGTCAATTATTGACACCAAGCACAACATTCTCCCATAACTCATAGCCTTCCAATCCTCAAGAGGATTGGAAAATCATTTATTGACAACATGGAGGATGTATCCAATGAGGATTCAAAGGATGAAGagttccaagaagaagaagaggaacaagaagagCAATACAAGGAGGAGATGGAAGGAGAGCGTGAATCTGAGGAGGTCATGGAGGATTCTGACCAAAACTCACAACTTTCCAATCCTCAAGAGGAAGAGGAGATGGTTCCCTACTCACTGGATTTGCCGACGGACAAAGAAAGTAGCAAAAACTTGGAGGATCAGATTAGGGAGCTTAAGGAGAGAATCATGAAACTAGAAGAAAAACTTAATGACTACAGGAAGCATTTTGATAATATATGTGAGGCATTTGATTCTCTCTACACCATCACTGATGGTATCATGAGAAAGGCTGCAATGGGGttcatgctaggacaaagcaaGATAAAGAAGAAAGCAAGAAAGCTAGAAAAGGAAGGGAAGATGGACGAGGACATTGAAGATAGGGAGGACAATCAGGAGGATACTTGGGTGAATAAGGTTAATAGACATCAGTGAAATtagaatatgatcaagaatgattacGTCAGttttcttattttttgatttgtttAATACTCTGGCTAAGATAGTAGTGGTTGTAGTTAGTATATCTGATAGTATGAAGCTTGCATGCCACGTAAAAAAGACTTTTATGATGATTGTCTCTATAGTTAAAGTTCTTAATCTTGTTGATACTCAAATTACTTTTACTATGCTTGAAAGGTGGTTCTTAGTTAATATTAGTATGTTTAGTTATAGAGTCATGTtaattttttattacttttgaGGAACAATTGGTTGGGCTTTCTTGTCTGGTTTCTTTATGCCACCTCTTTTGTTGTTGTACTCTGATTTTGTTGTTTTGTAGGTTCAGGGCCTTCTCCCTTCTAATATGATAAAAAACATTCTCCCATAATTGATTATTGATCTAAGTTTCACATCCAatattttaatttttgtatttctttatttTTATGATAATGATAAGCCCCATATTCTTTACCTCGATTAATTATTTCTTCAATGATTGTATGTTTTCTTATTGCCCTAGATAATTTAAGGAAgttatttatttttcttacatCTTTGTGAATTTGAATTACACTCCTTAAGGTTTATCTTTAAAGTTTAATACTTCTACATTAGAATTTCATCTTTTATACTTTAACTAACTACCCATTCTCTTAAGCATGAATAAGATCTAAATGCAAACTATACTCTTGTATCATTACTAGTTTATTTACATtagattttgtgattttatggatgttCTTTGCATTATGCTTACACACTCAATATTTGATTCTATGTTGTGGTTACTTCATTTATTACATTCCCATAGATCTTTCTTATAACCTTTTATTCATGCATGCCTTACAAACTTTAATTTATTCTACTCTTGCTTTCATTTGATTACCCCATCTTATATTATTGCATGTACTTTTATCTTGTAGATGGGAATATGTATTCTATAGAGGTTTTCTTCAACATAG
Encoded here:
- the LOC131058836 gene encoding early light-induced protein 1, chloroplastic-like; the encoded protein is MAAMASMMMKAPAALNCGAVKTNSRISRLPNSSLQVKCMAAKDPKETSTKVSTKFGDLFAFSGPAPEIINGRAAMLGFVSAIAVEVASGRDLLSQVNSGGLSWFALTAGLMTVGTLVPLFNGISRESTSQPIFSSTAEMWNGRFAMLGLLALAFTEYVKGGPLV
- the LOC131872734 gene encoding uncharacterized protein LOC131872734, which translates into the protein MEDVSNEDSKDEEFQEEEEEQEEQYKEEMEGERESEEVMEDSDQNSQLSNPQEEEEMVPYSLDLPTDKESSKNLEDQIRELKERIMKLEEKLNDYRKHFDNICEAFDSLYTITDGIMRKAAMGFMLGQSKIKKKARKLEKEGKMDEDIEDREDNQEDTWVNKVNRHQ